The genomic window TCAACCACTGTGTCCCTAGCAGGGAAAGAAACTCCCCTCCTGTACAAATCGAGACCTCAGGGGTCATTTCAGgcactgcagagctcccagagctctgtcTCTGCACAGGAGCTGGAAGCTCACCACCCTCCCCTGGATCTGCAGCtcgctggggctggggctggggaggttTCTGAAACCACTGGGATCCTTTTGGCACAAAATGTTTTGACGTGCACTTCACTTAAAGGATCATGGGAGCTTCCTCCAGTCTTTGTGAGGGATCAGGCTGGAAAACTCTGCACGGGGTTTTGGATGGGTGGAGGGGAGAAGCAGGCTCACCGCTGGGGATCTCCACTGCGATGTTGTCCACTCCTCTCTTCACAGTCCGGGGCCGGCCTTGTTCCGTGGGGGTGGAGACCCAGTCGTCGGAGCTGGCAACGGGATGGTAGTGAACCATCAGCTTGGGAACAAGAAGAGCCTGTCAGTGACCCGGGAGCAGGACAGCCACAGCAGAAGCAGTGAACCATCAGCTTGGGAACAAGAAGAGCCTGTCAGTGACCCGGGAGCAGGACAGCCACAGCAACTGCTGTGGTACCAGACTGTGCTGGGCCCAGCCCTTTGCCCACAGAGGTGCTGGAAAGAAATGTGAAGCTGTTGGCAGGCTCAGCTGCCATTGCCCTCTCCTCTGGCACAGGCAGGTGAGTGCAATGGCTTTGGGACAAACCCATTTGAAGGGAGCAGCACAAAGAGACCCAAGGGGATGTCCTCACTGGTCACCACGGAGACCACCTGGCCTGCTCACCTTTGGGTTGTGCAGGATAATGACTTCTCTGTTGGGGGACTCCAGCTTCTTCTTCCACTCACCCAGGGTCACGGCAATCATGTAAGCTTCCTACAGAGAGAACGCCCACTGTGAGTCAGCTGGAAGCGTGCCCATCAATGTTCAACCTCCTGGGACATTCCCCACCCAATTTTCAGACTCTCTTATCAATACTCTGcaaaggaagcagagaaatcagctggaggagcagcagggtcatcccaggATCACCTGCTGAGAGTGTTCAAGAGCTCCCCGctttgacagcagcagcatcagacTTCTCCATCCCCTTAGAACTGGTTTTGGCACATCAGAATGGAGATTATTGCAAAGATGGGTATTTTTATACGTCTGCCTATACATCTCTACGTTTGCATCATCCCAAAGGAAAGCCTGGCACTTTCAGGTGTGGTGGAAGGATGCACCGAGGCCAGAcgagggcaggggaaggggaggccACGGCAGAGCTCACAGTTACATCAATCAGCTGCAGGAATGCCGTGCCAAAGCCTCTTTGGAGTTCATGTCCTCAGGCCTGACTGTGGCCTTGTACggggtttggggacatcagAGGCAGTGTGTGACGAGGAGAAGCTGAGGTGGAAACCAAGAGGAAAGGTGTGCTTACCTCCAGTTCCTCACTGAAGGACTCCGAGTAGGGAATGAACTTATTGTCCTTGTCCCCCTTGTAGAACCAGGTGCAGCGCCGCACTTCGgccgcctcctcctcccagtACACGGCCACGCGCTGCCGCGCCCGCAGGTGCACGTCGTACCTGCCCCCCGAGGTGGGGACCACCAcgccctcctgctccttccctgtggGAACAGGGCCTGCAGTCAATCCCCACAGGCCTGGAATGGCAaagctcccagagctggagcaccGCAGCCGGGCGGCTCAGAGCCACCACGGCAGCAGATGCCCGCGTCCTCCGCACCCGAGTTCCGAGAGCGCTGCTGGGGTGAGACCCCCCCGAGTCAGACTTGCCCCAGAGGCAGAAGGTAAGATAAAAACATTACACTGCACTGTCCTTCTCTCCAGCTCAGGCACATGCTTAAGtggcctctccctgcctggcctGGAGGGTAAAAGTGAAACTGAGGCCCTGGGAAGTGCATTGTGGAACAGTGGGGGTGCCCCAGGGTCTCCTGTCTCTCAGGGGTTCTGCTGCAAAGCAGAGAACTCCCTACAGACCTCAAACTGTGAATTTCGCTGCCTTTTGGGTCTGCctgtgggctgggctggtggcacagcaccccgtgccaggctgggccaggcagcagcaccggGGATGGGCAGCACAGCCTCTAATCCGAAACTTCCTGGGCGAGGGAGGACGGGAGCCAATCCTTGGGCAATCGgagctctgcctgtggcagcagcaggtggcACAGATGGTGACATTTGGCACACAGGGGCCTCagcacagggcttggagctgACCTCCAATCCTTGCTCTCATAGCAGGCACAGCTCCGTGCTGTGGGGACTCTCCCAGCGGAATTCCTGCCATGCTGGCAGCCTTCTCCCCGCCTCGCCAGAGGATGCTTTGCAGTATGATTATATATAATTCAGAGCAGTATCAGCTGAATGGGGTCAGACCATTTGGTGCATCCGAACAGCCCAGTTATTGGGAGCGGGCACACGGCCAAAAAAGCCCCAATTTACGATTCCTCGAGGGAAAACCTAGCATCCCAGGCGGAAGCCATGTGTGTGTACAGGGAATTTTCCCCTGGTATCCAAGCACACACCTGATGCTCCCccgccagccccagcaggcCCATTCCTTAGGGTGATTCCAGAGCGGGGACGCGGGACAGAAGCAGAGCCGGGGCCGGCGGTGCCGCGGGACCCCCGGCCCGTGCCGCCCTTACCTGCGCCGTGCGCCGCCTCCAGCCGCTCCGAGTCCTGCGCGCTGAACGGCACCCAGCGCTCCCGCGTGTCCGTGACCTTGCAGTAGAACCAGTGCGGCACCACGGCCTCGTACCGCCCGCCGGGCTCCGGCTCCGGGGGCTcggcggcggccggcggcggccgcggcggctcCTGCGCCGCCATGGGGCTGCTGCGGGGCGAGCCCGgagcgccgctcccgccgccacCGGGGGCTCCGCGGGTCGCGCCGCGGGAACCCGGCCCCGAGCGGCCCCGAGCGGCCCCGagcggccccgctgcccccgcggCTGCTGCGGCGCGGAGCGGCCCGGGCGGCAGCGCAGGCTCCGCTCCGGCCCCGGCGACCGCCCAGCCCGGGGCGGTGCTGCCCGCGGCCCGCCCCCGCCGTCACGGCCGGGGAGGAGCGGGCATTGCCCGCAGTCCCTGCCCGCAGTCCCCGCTGGAGCTCCTGCCTGCACCCCTGCCCCTGATCCCCGCCCGCAGCCTCTGCCCTCAACGCCTCCCCGCAGCCCTGCGATTGCTGCCCGCGATCCCTGCCCATGACCTTTGCCTGTCATCCCTGCCCGTGTTCCCTGCCCGCGATCCCTGCCCATGACCTTTGCCTGTCATCCCTGCCCGTGTTCCCTGCCCCTGATCCCTGCCCCTGTTCTTTgtccgtgtcccctgtccctgctccctgcccctgATCCCTGCCCCTGATCCCTGCCCgtgttccctgtccctgtcccctgcccctgttccctgtccgtgttccctgcccctgtcccctgtccctgctccctgcccgcGTTCCCTGCCCTCGGCACTGGCCCTGGTGGGGGTGATGCTGGCCCCGAGCTGGATGCGGGGCACCGGGGTGCGGGGAAACACCCACCCCCGTGCCAGCTGCGGCAGGAACAAACACTCCAGCATGGGGTAATTGCAACAGAAACCACGCGGGGCTgatttaatgtttgtttttcagtccCTCTGTGACACTTTAGCCTCTGTGGTGATTGAGAaactccagcactgctggagaaGCAACGGGCAACCCCAGAGTAAGTTTGGTTTCTGTAGAGATGAGCCCAGCGATAAACAGAGACAGACTTTCTAATTTGGGGGTTGTGATGTGGGTGGAAGCTGCAAGATAAACCAGTTGCCAGGAGTCGCTGTCCCAGTGCTCACCTTGGCACAGCAGGGATTGATGAGGAAAACAGGAGGGTCAGGAGTGCTCAGCTCCCCAGTTCTGCAGCTGGggcccctgcagagcctgcagcagtCGTGCTGACACAGCTCCTGCCCGTGTCACACCGTCTCCACTCGGGTCATCCGGCTGAGCTGGGACACACTCTGGTCCTGTGTCCAGGCAGCAGGTAGGGATGGGTTACAGCAGAGCTTCCTGCAGGCTGAGGTGTGGGATGTGTGCCCGATCCCTGATCCCAGCTCACCTGTGGGGGAAACACACAGGAGCCACCCAGGGATGCTGGAGTGTCACAGGCAGGCACGCCGTCCCACAGGGATCCCCACGCCCTGCAATGACAACCTGCCATTTCAGCCCAATTCTTCACGTTCTCTCGTGGGCTTTTCTCTGGGGATTTACATAACCCTCCGCCAAGGAGGCAGGGACAAGCAATATTGTTCAGGAATATGCTACCTGGATGGGTTCAGCTGATGGGGGCTtcaccagcacagggacagggcagcacTCTCTGAGGACTGGGAGTTACTGCCCTCCCAGGACAGCCAGTGGTCCCCAGGAGGCACTGGCCAGGCTGGAAGCACGGACCAGCTCggcctggctgctccctgcctgacacaaaatgcagcagcagccgagcccttccctgtcccaggacatccagcagcagctgagcccttccctgtcccaggacatccagcagcagccgagcccttccctgtcccaggaCATCCAGCTCGCTCCCGGCTCTCCCCGGACGTGGCTGGCTGTGCAGGCTGACCACACGTGGCCATGGTCACACCCAGCAAGCTCCAAAGGTCATcctgtgcccacagccctgTCTGGGAATGTGGGATCTGCCTCCAGGACCTCGGCTGGCTGGCAGCACACAGGGCATGGCcagggcacccccagcctcAGGCATCCTAAATCCCTTCCAGACCGTCTCCCGCACTGGCCTTAGAGCCACAGCTGGAGGCTCCTGGGGCATCTGCACTGCCTGGTTGGCAATGGGGCACCCTGGCACCCCAAAACAGCCTTCTCAGATGTTCCATTCACCCCTGACCTCAGCACTGGtacagccaggctggagctttGGCCTGAGTTAGAAAACCTTCCCCACCActtctctttaaagaaaaagagactTTGAGACATCTCAAttacaaaataacatttaaaactCAGGGTTTATTGGGTGTCACACGTAGCAGTGAGTTGCTGTGCCGGGGGTAACCAGGAGGCTGAACAGGCCGAGCTGCTCCCTCCCCGTGCTGCTGCACAGTGCGACACGGAACCCGCAGGATGGAGAGGGACACAAAACGGGATTCTGACCAAGTGACCTGGAATCGCTTCCAAGCATCCCGCCCCTGTTCTTTCCTTGGCTTGCACTTCTCCTTTCCAGTGTCAGAACTGGGATTTCCAGTCTGTTCCCATgcccacagggacaccccaggctggctctgcacCACGCAGGAGGAACAGCACGACGTGACGTGTGCCAGCACAGTCCTTCCCTCCAGCACTTCAGTGCTGCTCCTTGAGTgcaccaaacccaaacaacccctATGGGGACACACGGGGTTTATGGCGAGGGAGCTGAAGCTGAAATTACAGGCAGTGAGGACAAGCCCAGAGTCTTGGTTGGTGGCTGCACATTGCAGCACATCTGACGAGTGTTTGAAGACTGGCTGTGGCTGTAGGAGGCACCCAGAGATTGGGCCTGGTCTGGGGAACTCTGTACACAGccccacagggctccatccttgGCCCAGTTCGCTTCAGCATCCTCATTAAATACTTTTGCTGCTTCAAACCTCTCTCCATTTGTCCTTTGCTGAGTTGTTTGTCGGGGTTGGGCTTCTGGGCTGGCTTTTTGGTGGGTTTGATTTGATTTGTTGACTCAGGGCTTATTGCTATTCCATTGTCAATAGTGCGTAGCAGAAAGAGCTGAGATTTAAGAGAACTCTTTGGAACCTCAACCACAGGCTGTGTGTTGTGGCTCATGTGCTTTCACAATCcctttctttccagtttttccaGTATGGCCTGAATTCTGTGGACGGACTCTTTCCTGGCCTGCCGGACACTGTCCTGGCCCCCAGTCTCAATGGaatccagctccagcagcagcttggtCAACatctcctccagcagccggTAGGATTTATCCGTCTTTTTCCCTACAAATTCGTCCACCTCTTCCTCCAGCTGTTCAGCCTCCCCCATCACGTGGAGGATCCTCTGAATCTCCGGCTGCGTGGCTGCAGGATTCGCGGCGGGCTGGTCAGCAGCTTTgaagcccagctcctggctcctggCCACGGGCTTCCGAGGAGCGAGGTCatagagctggggctgggcgcTGTACTGCACCCGGGGCTGCGACGGGGCAGGCTTGGCCACCCTGTGCTCGTTCACTGGCCCCGAGTGCCGCTGGCTGCCATCAGAATAGTAACTGTGCTGGCCGGGGCTTTGCTCAGGTCTGTCGTAGACAGAGTCCTGCAGTCAGAGGGAGAAAACACCTCTAAGTGCATTTCCCTTCAACCCGCAGGTTTCCGCTCTCATCCTGCACCAAACGCTGgacggggctgggggtgctggggacagggacctgtgctctgctcccatgttagaaaggaaaagccCAGCAAGGGGCACCTGTCCCGAGGAGGAGTCTGAGCTCCTGAACCCCCCATCAGGGCTGCTACTGCCTGGCACCAAAGCCGTGGAGCCACTTAATCCCTGATCCAACCCGGAGAAAGCCTGTCAGACCCATTTCAAGACCCACCCAGGACAGCTTGTCCTTCCAGTACTTTATGGAATCACAGCCACGGATTTAAGTCTTCTGCATGCAAGCAGggcctcacctgtccctgtggctcccaggtgggagggtgggaaggagccCCGCTGCCGGTCCAGGATGGCTGTGAATCCGAGACGTAGAGGCTGCCGTGCCCCGAGGCGGGCCAGGCGTAGCGAGGCTGCACCCCATAGCCAGAGTGGGGGCCCCACGTGTCctccagggctctgggctgcGGCACCGGGCCCTGCCCCGTCACCCCTGCACTGCTGTCTCCGTACGGATACTGCGGCACCGGCATTCCCGGGGTCTGCAAGGACAGGGGAGCAGGCGTTACAGGgggtcactgccagccctgacccctcacacagccctgggagctgggacaggtgtTACAGGGgggtcactgccagccctgaccCATCACACAGCCCTGGACAGGCGTTACAGGGgggtcactgccagccctgacccctcacacagccctggACAGGCGTTACAGGGgggtcactgccagccctgacccctcacacagccctggACAGGCGTTACAGGgggtcactgccagccctgacccctcacacagccctggACAGGCGTTACAGGGgggtcactgccagccctgaccCTCACACAGCCCTGGACAGGCGTTACAGGgggtcactgccagccctgacccctcacacagccctgggagctggatgcaacagctgcagctcaggttGGCTGCCCAATTCTCGCTTTCCTGGCCCAAAAGCTCAGGGTCTCCAGAGAACAGGGTGACCACCCGTTTTGGTAAGAGGCAGGATAGGGCACTCAGGAGCCACGgggacccccagagccccaCCAGAGCCGCTTCCCCCTGGTGCAGCCCCACGACCCATCCCGGGAAGCGCACGCTCTGACCCTGGGGGTGCCTTACCTGTGGCGGGGAGTAGCCGGGGACCTGCTGCCTGCGGAGGGCCGAGCCCTCGGGGGGACACTCCGGGGGGCCGTAGCTCCAGGCGGGAGCGGGCGACGGGGGCCGGTAGAGGCCCGCGGGCTCCGGGGCGTAGGGGCTGCGCGGGGGCCCCGAGCAGTAGAAGCCCCGTGCCTGCGGCAGGCTGGCGTAGTGCGGGTACGGGGGGCTGTAGGCTCCGTTGGCGTAGGGAGAATCCAttgcctggggaagggaagagcaCAGGGAAGGTGACGGGACGTGGACACgggcagaggtgctccaggaaCGAGGTCTGGCCCTTCCTGCAGCATTGAGCCACGGGGTTCCTTTGCCCTCCAGCTGATCTGCCCCAGTTTTAGGATTTCCTGGTCTAAGCTGGCTGTACCAGGCC from Vidua macroura isolate BioBank_ID:100142 chromosome 28, ASM2450914v1, whole genome shotgun sequence includes these protein-coding regions:
- the BAG4 gene encoding BAG family molecular chaperone regulator 4 — translated: MEPRTARPGPPAAAAQAMDSPYANGAYSPPYPHYASLPQARGFYCSGPPRSPYAPEPAGLYRPPSPAPAWSYGPPECPPEGSALRRQQVPGYSPPQTPGMPVPQYPYGDSSAGVTGQGPVPQPRALEDTWGPHSGYGVQPRYAWPASGHGSLYVSDSQPSWTGSGAPSHPPTWEPQGQDSVYDRPEQSPGQHSYYSDGSQRHSGPVNEHRVAKPAPSQPRVQYSAQPQLYDLAPRKPVARSQELGFKAADQPAANPAATQPEIQRILHVMGEAEQLEEEVDEFVGKKTDKSYRLLEEMLTKLLLELDSIETGGQDSVRQARKESVHRIQAILEKLERKGL